One genomic segment of Fusobacterium nucleatum includes these proteins:
- a CDS encoding hemagglutinin repeat-containing protein, translating to MKRSLKKLIATFMLFLHIISLADGIVPDNAASRNLQVDKAANGVPLVNIEAPDNNGTSHNVYKDYNVDGRGAILNNSKDLTNSQLGGLIYGNPNLQNSKEASTIINEVSGVNRSRIEGYQEIAGKRANYILANPNGIYINGAGFINTGNVTLTTGSGNNLLNPEKGTIEVAGKGLDLRNINKAELVTRVAELSAPIYGGEEVNLKLGSQGKANKPEYALDARALGSIYAGRINIIVNEDGVGVKTQAPMYATKGDIVISSKGKVYLKDTQAKGNINISSTETEIGEKLISENKINIENKKLLNKGEIIANKDVAVKGNVENNKLIFTNKDLNVEGDLKNTANIQTKNDIKINGKNIENTGLIVADKKININSDNINNTNKLVAKDTLDINNKILTNSGKIYSGNKTKIVNQKINNLGDITSSGEIDINSTDIENNNILANGDISINTKELKSKGKIYSDKNISLKSNKIENNELTAKNLKIVTDKLNNNTKIATTANIDITAKNLVNKGMIYSTGKNDLKVTDLRNSGNILSVGNMNINQNKNLINSGKMQSNEDIVINSENIENNELIGKNINITTNSLKNNSKIVAKANNFITTKDLVNIGLLYSTGKNDLKVTDLRNSGNILSVGNMNINQNKNLINSGKIQSNEDMVINSKDIKNNKELIAKNINIETGKLENTDKLIATNNMIVNSEILKNSSLVQALKMTLIGDTIINNGNVLGVNDITIKNKNLKNNGSLVNNGRIQANNTLELYLKDIVNNSKVFSKDKINIESKNLNNKNEIVAVGKVVVNSDNLENDNTKGVLFSKDELNITSNKIDLTRNIGAGKLLKLTTNKLERQDSYITGSDLDITINGDYTNNKELIGKNLKLTANNLKNNSIMASAGKTELKGNNSFKNNANSLLYGRELIKLEGTNFTNEGEVSSFGDLNMNFTGDITNLKTIEVAGNGIIKANNYINKGYLTGNHSYKWVEGSKSNINKNNLPKELIEKANRDVENKKHGKFRGWDEPEARIESVKEAESHYKSNKAYLKIGGNLTFNITNKLLNQEADILAGKNITINAGELNNTREGKEVDIIITFARQYHYRYWKHGKNRTGHSDFTADEEYKQTLYSDKPTQIIAGGNININAKKIGNGEYQDYKSGYINDIKKVEKASNIKDIDINKNIDTETTSNVGKDGSSKIDDTFEITNNSIVKKIKEDSAVGVEDYIEIPKNDNGMFIVNKKGANPKFSYLIETNPKMIDKGFYLSSDYFFSRIKFNPDKNIRLLGDAFYENRLITRAVLEGTGKRFLYSNDVNEERKKLFDNAVTAQKDLNLSLGIALSKEQINNLKSDILWYVEEVVNGEKVLVPKLYLSKNTLKSIVEEQGNIIKAGGNFVINNASIVDNSGKIIAKNNVVINSKNIYQNAAYSDTGIYATNIGLVAKENIENIGGNIVATNNVSIYSENGDIKNSKKLSIHENDYHNVYSDVRGSGDIVGNKISIVANNVENLGADIKAQDKIQIGAKKNLVIGNLEAVDKKVKNGGKDFVLDEKKTNVGSNLRAKDISLTSLGNIGITGSNVVADNKMNIGAKGDISIISGKDSILHEEKHSKSKGFGRSQSSTDIAYATRNVASNIIGDKVNITSEKNISLLGSNVQANTEGQIKADGNIIQAGVKDINYSYHKTTKKGFMGLTSKSVTDENYAEKAILSATLAGDKGLKYDSKNNLILSGVKVVSSGSIDLKGKNIEINPLETKSYNKHEEVKKGFSGSFSPKGISVSYGKDKLESKTDILKQTASQIVSNKDINIEATDKVKAKSVDIYAKNDINISGDNGVEISTANNSYDNTTKQSSSRIGASVGINSAIVNTVENVRDIKKLTDFSGNSYDILNNASKVVGAIKDGAKATIAVADTNYNGATDAGYNNLKIMNDVFKANISYNKSKSKSSVHNETVEKSSLVSGKNMNIKSKNGSITISGTDVKVGNDLDLSAKKDITIKASEENFTSSNSSSQMGIGLSADLSKEKIADLSISKAGTKGRGNGTNYINSTVNVGGKLKTNSENLTLSGANVEADKLDINAKNLVIESKQDKSERKDSSYGGSFSIDLVNPYSFSANINGSKGNGEKEWVNKQTTLIARNGGKIDTENLTNIGAVIGSLNEKEKLKVSANKVVVKDLEDKNKYENIGGGITIGTDVPNTSIKHDKIDKEQIDRATAINTDFEISGKKTSAEDLGFNTDIDKAQEKTKDEEKHLDAELHTDLLGKDKQEELKKAGGIISDLTTALGNKSKTEGDFLERYKQLSMMRAIGDQVAKNPEYLSILDKKAIKNGKIDDDVQKDQVSVMNKLLNDALRAKGYAGPDIKMVLTDVKDPNGPYYTDTLTNVVVFDRKELAKSNRDQILNALGHEFGHYSKEDNKTGNQTIANYSGEKLEDRTKGMVSKEATEDTLAAIRNNKNVITGEEGRLLAENIPMDRREYKIYQMSRPLDYSEAYYKFAESFDIYIKNPTIKNKIALEKQSLIYDFLSLPGYGTHGYALVIPDDQAKFFDEKGELKQEYKDKQYPKPRKFGDKYGWTVGGHNKDQKGYLEVIFNQLQDYKVAKKKIEGDTSDQSTPLNGHMGAELKSSKYINDTEFVEAFMELSMDFEDNNKKGISPKYGALGQGAFNYYDSWQDKMIYDKNPFYNCNAFMNTLVERLKITNFNRDMPGLDPGSNTIIDGKYFKRIKLDRRK from the coding sequence ATGAAAAGAAGTTTAAAAAAATTAATAGCAACATTTATGCTATTTTTACATATAATTAGTTTAGCTGATGGGATAGTTCCAGATAATGCTGCAAGCAGAAATCTACAAGTAGATAAAGCAGCTAATGGAGTTCCACTTGTTAATATAGAAGCGCCAGATAATAATGGAACTTCTCATAATGTATATAAAGACTACAATGTAGATGGTAGAGGAGCTATTTTAAATAACTCTAAGGACTTAACAAACTCTCAATTAGGTGGACTTATTTATGGTAACCCTAATTTACAAAATTCAAAAGAAGCCTCAACAATAATAAATGAAGTTAGTGGAGTAAATAGAAGTAGAATAGAAGGTTACCAAGAAATAGCAGGTAAAAGAGCTAACTATATCTTAGCAAATCCTAATGGAATATACATTAATGGAGCAGGCTTCATTAATACTGGAAATGTAACTTTAACAACAGGAAGTGGAAATAATCTATTAAATCCAGAAAAAGGAACAATAGAAGTAGCAGGAAAAGGTTTGGATTTAAGAAATATAAATAAAGCTGAACTTGTTACAAGAGTAGCAGAACTTTCAGCACCAATTTATGGTGGAGAAGAAGTAAATCTAAAACTTGGAAGTCAAGGAAAAGCAAATAAACCAGAATATGCACTAGATGCAAGAGCACTAGGGTCAATTTATGCTGGAAGAATAAATATAATAGTAAATGAAGATGGAGTAGGAGTAAAAACACAAGCTCCAATGTATGCAACAAAAGGAGATATTGTAATATCTTCTAAGGGTAAGGTATATTTAAAAGATACACAAGCTAAAGGAAATATTAATATATCTTCAACAGAAACAGAAATAGGTGAAAAATTAATTTCTGAAAATAAGATTAATATAGAAAATAAAAAACTTTTAAATAAAGGTGAAATTATTGCTAATAAAGATGTTGCTGTTAAAGGAAATGTTGAAAATAATAAATTAATTTTTACAAATAAAGATTTAAATGTTGAAGGTGACTTAAAAAACACTGCTAATATTCAAACTAAAAATGATATAAAAATAAATGGAAAAAATATTGAAAACACAGGACTTATTGTTGCAGATAAAAAAATAAATATAAATTCTGATAATATAAATAATACAAATAAGTTAGTAGCAAAAGACACTTTAGATATTAATAATAAAATATTAACAAATAGTGGAAAAATTTATTCAGGAAATAAAACAAAAATAGTAAATCAAAAGATAAATAACTTAGGGGATATAACAAGCTCTGGGGAAATTGATATAAATAGCACAGACATAGAAAATAATAATATACTTGCAAATGGGGATATTTCTATTAATACAAAAGAGCTAAAATCTAAAGGGAAGATTTATTCAGATAAAAATATTAGCTTAAAAAGTAATAAGATAGAAAACAATGAGCTTACTGCAAAAAATTTAAAAATTGTAACAGATAAATTAAATAATAATACAAAAATAGCAACAACAGCTAATATAGATATTACAGCTAAGAACTTAGTAAACAAAGGAATGATATATTCAACAGGGAAAAATGATTTAAAAGTAACAGATTTAAGAAACAGTGGTAATATTTTGTCTGTTGGAAATATGAATATTAACCAAAATAAAAATTTAATAAATAGTGGAAAAATGCAATCTAATGAAGATATAGTGATAAATTCTGAAAATATAGAAAATAATGAGCTTATTGGAAAGAATATAAATATAACAACAAATAGTCTAAAAAATAATAGTAAAATAGTAGCAAAAGCTAATAATTTCATAACAACAAAAGATTTAGTAAATATAGGACTTCTATATTCAACAGGGAAAAATGATTTAAAAGTAACAGATTTAAGAAACAGTGGTAATATTTTGTCTGTTGGAAATATGAATATTAACCAAAATAAAAATTTAATAAATAGTGGAAAAATCCAATCTAACGAAGATATGGTAATAAATTCAAAAGATATTAAAAATAATAAAGAACTTATTGCAAAAAATATAAATATAGAAACAGGTAAATTAGAAAATACTGATAAATTAATAGCAACAAATAATATGATTGTAAATAGTGAAATATTAAAAAATAGTTCACTTGTTCAAGCATTAAAAATGACATTAATAGGAGATACAATAATAAATAATGGAAATGTACTAGGTGTTAATGATATAACAATTAAAAATAAGAATTTAAAAAATAATGGAAGTTTAGTAAATAATGGAAGAATTCAAGCGAATAATACCTTGGAATTATATTTAAAAGATATTGTAAATAATAGCAAAGTATTTTCTAAGGATAAAATAAATATAGAATCTAAGAATTTAAATAATAAAAATGAAATAGTAGCTGTTGGAAAAGTTGTGGTAAATAGTGATAATTTAGAAAATGATAACACTAAGGGAGTTCTTTTTTCAAAAGATGAATTAAATATTACTTCAAATAAAATAGACCTTACAAGAAATATAGGTGCAGGAAAATTATTAAAATTAACAACAAATAAATTAGAAAGACAAGATTCATATATAACTGGTAGCGATTTAGACATTACCATTAATGGAGATTATACAAACAATAAAGAACTCATTGGAAAAAATTTAAAACTAACAGCCAATAATTTAAAAAATAATTCAATAATGGCAAGTGCAGGAAAAACAGAATTAAAAGGAAATAACAGTTTTAAAAATAATGCAAATTCATTGTTGTATGGAAGAGAATTAATAAAATTAGAAGGAACAAATTTTACAAATGAAGGTGAAGTATCATCATTTGGCGATTTAAATATGAATTTTACTGGAGATATAACAAATTTAAAGACAATAGAAGTTGCTGGAAATGGAATAATTAAAGCAAATAACTATATAAATAAAGGATACTTAACGGGAAATCATAGTTACAAGTGGGTGGAAGGAAGTAAAAGTAATATTAATAAAAATAATCTGCCAAAAGAATTAATTGAAAAAGCAAATAGAGATGTTGAAAATAAAAAGCATGGAAAATTTCGTGGTTGGGATGAGCCAGAAGCAAGAATAGAAAGTGTTAAAGAAGCAGAAAGTCATTATAAATCAAACAAAGCATATTTGAAAATAGGTGGAAATTTAACTTTTAATATAACTAATAAACTTTTAAACCAAGAAGCAGATATCTTAGCAGGTAAAAACATTACTATTAATGCTGGGGAACTCAATAATACAAGAGAAGGTAAAGAAGTAGATATTATAATTACCTTTGCAAGACAATACCATTATAGATACTGGAAACATGGTAAAAATAGAACAGGACATAGTGATTTTACTGCTGATGAAGAATATAAACAAACTCTATATTCAGACAAGCCAACACAAATAATTGCAGGTGGAAATATTAATATCAATGCAAAAAAAATTGGTAATGGAGAGTATCAAGATTATAAATCTGGATACATTAATGATATAAAGAAAGTAGAAAAAGCTAGCAATATTAAAGATATTGATATTAACAAAAATATAGATACAGAAACAACTTCTAATGTTGGAAAAGATGGTTCATCAAAAATAGATGATACATTTGAAATAACAAATAACTCAATAGTAAAGAAAATTAAAGAAGATTCAGCAGTTGGAGTAGAAGACTATATAGAAATACCTAAAAATGATAATGGAATGTTCATAGTAAATAAAAAAGGGGCTAATCCAAAATTTTCATATTTAATAGAAACAAATCCTAAAATGATAGATAAAGGGTTCTATTTAAGTTCGGACTATTTCTTCTCAAGAATAAAATTTAATCCTGATAAAAATATTAGACTTTTAGGAGATGCTTTTTATGAAAATAGATTAATAACTAGAGCAGTGTTAGAAGGTACTGGAAAAAGATTTTTGTATTCAAATGATGTTAATGAAGAAAGAAAAAAACTATTTGATAATGCAGTAACAGCCCAAAAAGATTTGAATTTATCTTTAGGAATAGCACTGTCTAAAGAACAAATAAATAATTTAAAATCTGATATATTATGGTATGTGGAAGAAGTAGTCAATGGAGAAAAAGTTTTAGTACCTAAACTATATTTGAGTAAAAATACTCTAAAATCTATTGTTGAAGAACAAGGTAATATTATTAAAGCTGGTGGAAATTTTGTTATTAATAACGCTTCTATTGTGGATAACAGTGGAAAAATAATAGCTAAAAACAATGTGGTAATAAACTCTAAAAACATTTATCAAAATGCAGCATATTCGGATACAGGAATTTATGCAACTAATATTGGATTAGTTGCTAAAGAAAATATAGAAAATATTGGTGGAAATATAGTTGCTACTAATAATGTTTCAATATATAGTGAAAATGGAGATATAAAGAATAGTAAGAAATTATCTATACATGAAAATGATTATCACAATGTTTACAGTGATGTTAGAGGTAGTGGAGATATTGTAGGGAATAAGATTTCTATTGTTGCTAATAATGTAGAAAACCTTGGAGCAGATATAAAAGCTCAAGATAAAATACAAATAGGTGCAAAAAAGAATTTAGTTATAGGAAATCTTGAAGCTGTTGATAAAAAAGTAAAAAATGGTGGGAAAGATTTTGTACTAGATGAAAAGAAAACTAATGTTGGAAGTAATTTAAGAGCAAAAGATATTAGTTTAACATCATTAGGAAATATAGGAATAACTGGTTCAAATGTAGTTGCAGACAATAAGATGAATATAGGAGCTAAAGGAGATATTTCAATAATTTCTGGAAAAGATTCTATTTTACATGAAGAAAAACATAGTAAGAGTAAAGGTTTTGGTCGCTCACAATCAAGTACAGATATAGCCTATGCAACTCGTAATGTAGCTTCTAATATAATAGGAGATAAGGTAAATATCACAAGTGAAAAAAATATAAGTCTTTTAGGAAGTAATGTTCAAGCAAATACTGAAGGACAAATAAAAGCTGATGGAAATATTATACAAGCAGGAGTAAAGGATATTAATTATTCTTATCATAAAACAACTAAAAAAGGTTTTATGGGGCTTACTTCTAAGTCAGTAACAGATGAAAACTATGCAGAAAAAGCAATATTATCAGCAACACTTGCAGGAGATAAAGGTTTAAAATATGATAGTAAAAATAATCTAATACTTTCAGGAGTAAAAGTAGTTTCAAGTGGAAGCATTGATTTAAAAGGAAAGAATATAGAAATAAATCCATTAGAAACAAAATCATATAATAAACATGAAGAAGTAAAAAAAGGCTTCTCAGGTTCTTTTAGTCCAAAAGGAATATCAGTATCATATGGAAAAGATAAATTAGAAAGTAAAACAGATATATTAAAACAAACAGCTTCTCAAATAGTATCAAATAAGGATATCAATATAGAAGCAACAGATAAAGTAAAAGCTAAATCTGTGGATATTTATGCGAAAAATGATATAAATATATCAGGAGATAATGGAGTAGAAATATCAACAGCAAATAATAGTTATGATAATACTACAAAACAAAGTTCATCAAGAATAGGAGCGAGTGTAGGAATAAACTCTGCAATAGTAAATACTGTTGAAAATGTAAGAGATATAAAGAAATTAACAGATTTTTCAGGAAATAGTTATGATATATTAAACAATGCTTCAAAAGTAGTAGGAGCTATTAAAGATGGAGCAAAAGCAACGATAGCAGTAGCAGATACAAACTATAATGGAGCAACAGATGCTGGTTATAACAATTTAAAAATTATGAATGATGTATTTAAAGCAAATATTTCATATAACAAGAGTAAATCAAAATCATCAGTACATAATGAAACAGTAGAAAAAAGTTCATTAGTATCTGGAAAAAATATGAATATTAAATCTAAAAATGGAAGTATTACTATTTCAGGTACAGATGTAAAAGTAGGAAATGATTTAGATTTAAGTGCTAAAAAAGATATTACAATAAAGGCAAGTGAAGAAAACTTTACATCATCTAATTCATCTTCACAAATGGGTATAGGATTAAGTGCTGATTTAAGTAAAGAAAAAATAGCAGATTTATCAATATCAAAAGCAGGAACAAAAGGTAGAGGAAATGGAACAAACTATATAAACTCAACAGTTAATGTAGGAGGAAAATTAAAAACTAATTCAGAAAATTTAACTCTATCTGGCGCAAATGTTGAAGCAGATAAATTAGATATAAATGCAAAGAATTTAGTAATAGAAAGTAAACAAGATAAATCAGAAAGAAAAGATAGTTCATATGGAGGAAGTTTTAGTATAGACTTAGTGAATCCATATAGTTTTAGTGCAAATATTAATGGAAGTAAAGGTAATGGAGAAAAAGAATGGGTAAATAAGCAAACTACATTAATAGCAAGAAATGGTGGAAAAATAGATACAGAAAATTTAACTAACATAGGAGCAGTAATAGGTTCTTTAAATGAAAAAGAAAAATTAAAAGTATCAGCCAATAAAGTAGTAGTAAAAGATTTAGAAGACAAGAATAAGTATGAAAATATTGGTGGAGGTATAACTATTGGAACAGATGTACCAAATACATCAATAAAACATGATAAGATAGATAAAGAACAAATAGATAGAGCTACTGCAATAAATACAGACTTTGAAATATCTGGAAAGAAAACAAGCGCAGAAGACTTAGGATTTAATACAGATATTGATAAAGCACAAGAAAAAACAAAAGATGAAGAAAAACATTTAGATGCAGAGCTTCATACTGATTTATTAGGAAAAGATAAGCAAGAAGAATTAAAGAAAGCTGGAGGAATAATAAGCGATTTAACTACTGCACTAGGAAATAAAAGTAAAACAGAAGGAGATTTCTTAGAAAGATATAAACAATTATCTATGATGAGAGCAATAGGAGATCAAGTAGCAAAGAATCCAGAATACTTATCAATACTAGATAAAAAAGCAATAAAGAATGGAAAAATAGACGATGATGTTCAAAAAGACCAAGTGTCAGTAATGAATAAATTATTAAATGATGCCCTAAGAGCAAAAGGCTATGCAGGACCAGATATAAAGATGGTACTAACAGATGTAAAAGATCCAAATGGACCATATTATACAGATACCTTAACAAATGTAGTAGTATTTGATAGAAAAGAATTAGCTAAATCAAATAGAGACCAAATACTAAATGCATTAGGACATGAGTTTGGACATTACAGTAAAGAAGATAATAAGACAGGAAACCAAACTATAGCTAATTATTCAGGAGAAAAATTAGAAGATAGAACAAAAGGTATGGTAAGTAAGGAAGCAACAGAAGATACTTTAGCAGCAATAAGAAATAATAAGAATGTGATAACAGGAGAAGAAGGAAGATTATTAGCTGAGAATATTCCTATGGATAGAAGGGAATACAAGATTTATCAAATGAGTAGACCTTTGGATTATAGTGAGGCATATTATAAATTTGCTGAGTCTTTTGATATATATATTAAAAATCCAACTATAAAAAATAAGATTGCTTTAGAAAAACAATCTCTTATATATGATTTTTTAAGTCTTCCTGGATACGGAACGCATGGCTATGCATTAGTAATTCCAGATGATCAAGCTAAATTTTTTGATGAAAAAGGAGAATTAAAACAAGAATACAAAGATAAACAATATCCTAAACCTAGAAAGTTCGGAGATAAGTATGGATGGACTGTAGGAGGACATAATAAAGATCAAAAAGGATATTTAGAAGTAATCTTTAATCAGTTACAAGATTATAAAGTTGCTAAAAAGAAAATAGAAGGAGATACTTCTGATCAATCAACTCCTTTAAATGGACATATGGGAGCAGAATTAAAAAGTTCAAAATATATAAATGATACTGAATTTGTTGAAGCTTTTATGGAATTATCAATGGATTTTGAAGATAATAATAAAAAAGGAATATCTCCAAAATATGGTGCATTGGGACAAGGAGCTTTTAATTATTATGATTCTTGGCAAGATAAAATGATTTATGATAAAAATCCTTTTTATAATTGTAATGCATTTATGAATACGCTAGTTGAAAGGTTAAAAATTACAAATTTCAATAGAGATATGCCAGGATTAGATCCAGGAAGTAATACAATTATTGATGGTAAGTATTTTAAAAGAATAAAGCTTGATAGGAGAAAATGA
- a CDS encoding DUF2247 family protein encodes MITLQDFKNNNLKINWKIIDIGCLGSKIFRNELSYDDIINFSLEKFDEKNKIILKIISSDKDEYEEIGILVRELANIEKSEYEIAFEKWELVYIKKNLPVLNKNFIQGLIELNDLWVKLDFPEDGPYILQGVNNNISPKEYYTEKNYRYLYNRHLNWIKDKSNYLNGK; translated from the coding sequence ATGATAACTTTACAAGATTTTAAAAATAATAATTTAAAAATTAATTGGAAAATAATAGATATAGGATGTTTAGGAAGTAAAATATTTAGAAATGAATTAAGTTATGATGATATAATAAATTTTTCATTGGAGAAATTTGATGAAAAAAATAAAATAATTTTAAAAATAATTTCAAGTGATAAAGATGAATATGAGGAAATAGGTATTCTAGTTAGAGAATTAGCAAATATAGAAAAATCAGAATATGAGATAGCATTTGAAAAGTGGGAATTGGTATATATAAAAAAGAATTTACCTGTATTAAATAAAAATTTTATACAAGGACTTATAGAATTAAATGATCTTTGGGTTAAATTAGATTTTCCAGAAGATGGTCCTTATATTCTTCAAGGAGTAAATAATAATATTTCTCCAAAAGAATATTATACAGAAAAAAATTATAGATATCTGTATAATAGACATTTAAATTGGATTAAAGACAAAAGTAATTATTTAAATGGGAAATAA
- a CDS encoding restriction endonuclease subunit S, whose amino-acid sequence MRSSRRVFEKEYRKEGIPFFRSKEIVELSNSKNIIPEIYISVSKYKELKKMTGIPLKEDLLITAVGTIGKIWKVNYEKEFYFKDGNLIWLQLKNKNNFNSLSLKRILEDSIKNKKENLTSGSAYNALTIDKLKKFDIITPPIELQNKFAKRVEKIEKLKFITFIVIKTKIVL is encoded by the coding sequence ATTCGTTCAAGTAGAAGAGTTTTTGAAAAAGAATATAGAAAAGAAGGAATTCCTTTTTTTAGAAGTAAGGAGATTGTAGAACTTTCTAATTCTAAAAATATTATTCCAGAAATATATATATCAGTTAGTAAATATAAAGAACTAAAAAAAATGACAGGAATTCCATTAAAAGAAGATTTATTGATAACAGCAGTAGGGACTATTGGAAAAATTTGGAAAGTAAATTATGAAAAAGAATTTTATTTTAAAGATGGGAATTTAATATGGTTACAATTAAAAAATAAAAATAATTTTAATTCACTTTCTTTAAAAAGAATATTGGAAGATAGTATAAAAAATAAAAAAGAAAATTTAACTTCTGGAAGTGCATACAATGCATTGACAATTGATAAATTAAAAAAATTTGACATAATTACTCCTCCAATAGAATTACAAAATAAATTTGCTAAAAGAGTAGAAAAGATAGAGAAATTAAAATTTATTACTTTTATTGTTATAAAAACAAAAATTGTATTATAG
- the plsX gene encoding phosphate acyltransferase PlsX: protein MKIALDAMSGDFAPISTVKGAIEALEEIEGLKIILVGKEGIIKEELKKYKYDTNRIEIKNADEVIEMTDDPVKAVREKKDSSMNVCIDLVKEKLAQASVSCGNTGALLASSQLKLKRIKGVLRPAIAVLFPNKKDHGTLFLDLGANSDSKPEFLNQFATMGSKYMEIFSGKKNPKVALLNIGEEETKGNELTRETHALLKENKDIDFYGNIESTKIMDGDVDVVVTDGYTGNILLKTSEGIGKFIFHIVKESIMESWISKLGALLVKGAMKKVKKKTEASEYGGAIFLGLSELSLKAHGNSDSRAIKNALKVASKFIELNFIEELRKTMEVE from the coding sequence ATGAAAATAGCCTTGGATGCTATGAGTGGAGATTTTGCTCCAATATCAACTGTAAAAGGTGCTATTGAAGCTTTAGAAGAAATTGAGGGATTAAAAATAATTTTAGTTGGAAAGGAAGGTATCATAAAGGAAGAATTAAAAAAATACAAATATGATACAAATAGAATTGAAATTAAAAATGCTGATGAAGTTATAGAAATGACAGATGACCCTGTAAAAGCTGTGAGAGAGAAAAAAGATTCATCTATGAATGTATGTATAGATTTAGTAAAAGAAAAACTAGCTCAAGCTTCAGTTTCATGTGGAAACACAGGAGCTCTTTTAGCAAGTAGTCAGTTAAAATTAAAAAGAATAAAAGGAGTTTTAAGACCAGCAATAGCAGTTTTATTCCCTAATAAAAAGGATCATGGAACTTTATTTTTGGACTTAGGTGCAAACTCAGATTCTAAGCCAGAATTTTTAAATCAATTTGCTACAATGGGTTCAAAATATATGGAAATATTTTCAGGTAAAAAAAATCCAAAAGTAGCTCTTTTAAATATTGGTGAAGAAGAAACTAAAGGTAATGAACTTACAAGAGAAACACATGCCTTATTAAAAGAAAATAAAGATATAGATTTTTATGGAAATATAGAAAGTACAAAGATTATGGATGGAGATGTTGATGTAGTTGTAACTGATGGTTACACAGGAAATATATTACTTAAAACATCAGAAGGTATAGGGAAATTTATATTTCATATAGTTAAAGAATCTATAATGGAAAGTTGGATTTCAAAATTAGGAGCTCTTTTAGTTAAAGGAGCTATGAAAAAAGTTAAAAAGAAAACAGAAGCTTCTGAATATGGAGGAGCAATATTTTTAGGTTTAAGTGAACTTTCATTAAAAGCACATGGAAATTCTGATAGTAGAGCCATAAAAAATGCTTTAAAAGTTGCTAGTAAATTTATAGAATTAAATTTTATTGAAGAACTTAGAAAAACAATGGAGGTAGAATAA
- a CDS encoding beta-ketoacyl-ACP synthase III: MQSIGIKGMGYYVPENVFTNFDFEKIIDTSDEWIRTRTGIIERRFASKDQATSDLATEASLKAIKNAKINKEDVDMIILATTTADYIAQGAACIVQNKLGLKKIPCFDLNAACTGFIYGLEVAYSLVKSGLYKNILVIGAETLSRIVDMQNRNTCVLFGDGAAAAIVGEVEKGYGFLGFSIGAEGEDNMILKVPAGGSKKPNNEETIKNRENFVIMKGQDVFKFAVSTLPKVTSDALEKAKLKVNDLSMVFPHQANLRIIESAAKRMKFPLEKFYMNLSRYGNTSSASVGIALGEAIEKGLVKKGDNIALTGFGGGLTYGSTIIKWAY, translated from the coding sequence ATGCAAAGCATTGGAATAAAAGGAATGGGTTACTATGTACCAGAGAATGTATTTACAAACTTTGATTTTGAAAAAATCATAGACACAAGTGATGAATGGATAAGAACAAGAACTGGTATAATAGAAAGAAGATTTGCTTCAAAAGATCAAGCAACTTCTGATTTAGCAACTGAAGCATCTTTAAAAGCCATAAAAAATGCTAAAATTAATAAAGAAGATGTAGACATGATAATACTTGCTACAACTACAGCTGACTATATAGCACAGGGGGCAGCTTGTATAGTTCAAAATAAATTAGGTTTAAAAAAGATACCTTGTTTTGACTTAAATGCAGCTTGTACAGGTTTTATTTATGGCTTAGAAGTTGCATATTCATTAGTAAAATCAGGCTTATATAAAAATATACTTGTAATAGGAGCTGAAACTTTGTCAAGAATAGTAGATATGCAAAACAGAAATACTTGTGTACTATTTGGAGATGGAGCGGCAGCAGCAATAGTAGGTGAAGTTGAAAAAGGATATGGTTTCTTAGGATTCTCAATAGGAGCAGAAGGTGAAGATAATATGATACTTAAAGTTCCAGCAGGAGGAAGTAAAAAACCTAATAATGAAGAAACAATAAAAAATAGAGAAAACTTTGTTATAATGAAAGGACAAGATGTATTTAAGTTTGCAGTTAGTACTTTACCAAAGGTAACATCAGATGCTTTGGAAAAAGCTAAATTAAAAGTAAATGATTTATCTATGGTATTTCCACATCAAGCAAATTTAAGAATCATAGAATCAGCAGCAAAGAGAATGAAGTTTCCATTAGAAAAATTCTATATGAATTTAAGTAGATATGGAAATACTTCATCTGCTTCAGTTGGAATTGCATTAGGAGAAGCAATAGAAAAAGGACTAGTAAAAAAAGGAGATAACATTGCTTTAACTGGTTTTGGAGGAGGACTAACTTACGGCTCAACGATTATAAAATGGGCTTATTAG